Within the Drosophila miranda strain MSH22 chromosome Y unlocalized genomic scaffold, D.miranda_PacBio2.1 Contig_Y2_pilon, whole genome shotgun sequence genome, the region tgagctgcgcagcactccctcctggccttggcaatgtgctcattccaccacggtactggccggtgcctgcttcctccgatctttctttttttcatggCTGCATCACAGGCCGCTTTGACGGTCCTGTAAACGGCAAGCGCGGATGCTTCAGCATCCCCGGCGGCGCTTAGGTTTTCTGCTGCCGAGAGGAGCGCGGCTCTGCTCAGGCTTTCCTCCTTGTACCCGGCCTGGAGCGCCCGCTGTATCCTTGTTGTGTTCCTGGGTGCAAAGGTTTCCGTCATTACGGCTAAGTGGTCGCTATGGGTGTAAGCACTCAGCACTTGCCACTTCGCGTGGCGTGCGAGctctgggcttgcaaaggtgaggtctataatagactccCGCCCAGCTTTGCTGAACGTTGGTGTGGTTCCTGTGTTgaggagacagacgttcaggcttgcaaactcgtccaggagcgatgtcccacggggtgtgttcttggcgctgccccaagtcgtggcccaggcgttaaagtcgcccgctatcaggaccggcgatttgcctcgtgcgtcgttagcgatgttgctgatgatcgcctcatactcctgctgcgtgaaccttggtgctatgtagcagctgtagacaaaagtgccgctgtgcttagctctcacatatcccactctggatgctctgtgggtaagctggcctggttgtgggccacagctccagattgctgttcctccgtctgagctttgctgccagactctttcgtgttttttgccgtacggctcgctgagtagcgctatgtcgatcttctgctccaggactgtttgcgccaacagatcctgagcagctcggcagtggtttaggttgagctgcaggagcttAACCATCAACCAGTTTTGCTAGTGCCTTCTTATACTCAGGGCAGTTGCGGCTGAGGGCCGagtgggctgctgagcggacgtctcctggcttgccagcgcatagtatgcacattggcgggttgttgcactggttgtgcttgtgcccctccccaccacaTTTGTAGCATGCATTGCTTGACACAGGCCGCTTGGATCTGCACCTGGCTGCAGTGTGTCCATAGGCCATGCACTTGAAGCAGCGGGTTGGCGCAATCCGTTGCCGCACGCGTCAGACAACCCAGCCGATTCGAACTTTTCCGAGCTCCAGGAGCTTCTTTGCGAGTGCGGGCTGAAGGTTCAGCGTAGCTACCTGcgttgcgccatatgctttccGCATGTACGGCACTGCTCCTTGTGTTAAGTCGCCGTCGATCGCTGCAGCTATGGCCTCACATACCTCGTCGCCTGTCGTGAGCTCGTCTATGTTGAGTACCTCAACCGCGACTGTCTCCTGCATGGCCTTCACGGCTGCCTTGTCCCCAAGCGctgcctggatggccatctGCAGCTCCTGGGTGGCGGGGTCTGAGGATTGTTGCATCCTTAGAAGCAGCTCGCCCGAGGCTGTCTTCCTGATGCCCTGAACCTTGTTTTTGAGGCTCTGGAGCGTTGGTGCTGCCTTCACCAGTTTGAGGATGTCGGCGTATGATGCCTCCTCGGTGCATTTGACCAGCACTGCGTCTGGTCGGCCTGTCTGCTTGAGTTTCGCACGCCTGCCTCTCACCTCACTCCACTTCTGTGTAGGGTTGGTGTCTTCCGCCTTGCCGCACTGCATCTTGGTTTCCTCTTGTCGAGTGGCGTCAGCTTGGTGTCCTTGCCTAGGCCTTCCGCGCGCGCTCTTCTTCTCAGTTCGGGGTGCTGCCTCGCTCTTGTGGGCTCCTGATGCCGTTTGCGTCGCCTTAGTCACACTGGGCTTGGTCATCCTGGGTAGGGGGCCAGTTGGGCCTGCAGTGTGATCATGGCACTGGCATCCTCCTGGCGCTGCCCTTTTATCCTCTGGCGCCTGCAGATGGGATTTGACTTCCACTTGCAACTCCTTCATGCGTGCTACCATCTTGTTGATGGCCATGTTGATCGACCTCTGGCCCTTCTCGTTCATCTGGTAGAGTAGGTCGTCCAGGATTGCGCCAATCTCGTCTATGTCCTGTAAGCAGTTCCTGCTTCGCTTGGGGGGGGTTTTTCTCCCGCAACTCGATGGTGTAGGGGGGTCCCTCGGCCTCTTCAGAGTATCAGTGCCCTTGCCGCCGTCCTGCGTGGCCCCACTGGCAAAGCTGTGCAACGAGCTCTGCTTCATTGGCGGTGCTAAAGCTGCTTGTGGCGGTGTTCGGGCCACCTTTGAGGCTTTTTGGAAAGCCATTGCTCCTTGGCTTGTAGCGAATTTTGCTTTGTCGGCCAAGTGTGCCACCGGCGAAGCAGGATTCGGGGGAACATCTCTCAGGGCCTCCAGGGTCCGCGCCCCGGCCACGGGATTCCTCCACGCGTGTGAATTTGGGATGGAACTTATGCGTAGGTGTGTGTGCGGTTTGCAAGTGATCCCGCCTAGGAGTTAGGCAGTACCTTCCCTCAGGTGCGGTCGCTGACAGAAGCTAGCTGCTGTGGGCGCAGTTATCTTCCGCAGCGGGCTCTGTCGGGGGCTGGATGCTTTGGCACCTAGTGCCCCTTCACCGCACTGCAGTCGGTCAGCTGGTTAGTGGCCAGCACTATACAGCCCTGGTACCACAGTCGATCAGCTGCGAGGCCTGGAGTGAAGAAGAAGAACGGGAGAACCGGCCGAAAGGAGAGAAAGGATGAAAAAAGGTGGGAATCTCCAAGTGACGAGTGAAAAGCGCCGTCCAAAGCACTCACGGTGGGCCCCAGCGCCCCTGCCCCCTTTGGGTGACCGTGGAAGTGCAACGTGCAGCCCGGATCAGAAGCCAGTCGGGGTGAGACTCGATCCTCCCAGGTGAGCACGCGGTGTCAGCAAGAGCTTGAGCTAATTTCGGGTATTTTTGTCCAGGTATCTTTCGCGATTTGTCTGTGTCTTGCAGAGCAGCTGTTTGGCGCGTCCGCACTCGAAAAATTCGCGGTGCCCgcagtaccaaaaggcgatgcagcaaatgaaggatagatgaaaatcatccaactaaacctcaaccactgcgagatggcacagcagctgctggaccagaccataagggagcaccgtattgatgtagcagtcataagcgagcaataccggaatcgcaactcgggagagtggattgctgactcgagcaagaaggcagcgatatggagctgtgcgagtcccacacagcaactactgcaaacatacgtcggagacggattcgccagagcccggataaatggagtgcacatatatagctgctacctgccccgagcctcagcctacagcaggcgacgcaggcactggaaaggattgctgaagatgcgcgggagaaacaccctacgctcatagccggcgatttaaacgcttgggcgacggagtggggatgcccgagaacgaacccaaggggacaggcgctcttagaatgctttgcgacgttggatgccgtactgctgaacacaggcacacagcagacgttcggcagagctggaacggggtctataatagaccttacgttcgtgagcagcagcctcagccgcaggacaacgtgggaagttagtggcttatacaccgggagtgaccaccaagccctcatatgtgaaatccaggaaaCGGGCACACCTAACCCGTTCATTGGTAAGCAGATcggttataagaccgaaacgctagagccggatatggtccgggccatgtttgaggactacgagaccaacggtacggctgacgagagagcaagccaactggctatacatacgctggaagcatgtgatgcctccatgcttaggaaaagaagaagcctgaacaaccgcaggccaacgtattggtggaacgctgcaatagatagcgccaggcaggagtgccagcggaaaagacgactataccagcgttcgagaggttccccggaattcgagaggctccaaggagaatataaggaaagcagacgctgcttgaagaggcagatcaaggatgccaagcgcaaatgcttcgaaaagctctgcgatgacgcagatgcgaacccttggggctacgcatacaggctggtaatgaagagactgcgagtgttcagtcccccgccgccaatgtgtgcagatctgctggttaacatagtagaaaccctatttccagagaaagtggcagcccagagggtgatggatagaataccgccacctgaaatagaagccaccacgggagcagaagtcctcgaagctctacaacggatcaagaacggcaaagcaccaggacctgatggggtcccaaatgccgttctccgcacggctattgagaccaatccacaaatgtacgtggatttattcaatgcgtgcatgtccgaagggaccttccccagaccatggaagcgacagcggctagtcctcttacccaaggggaacaagccgaccgaggagccatcatcctatagaccactctgcatgctcgacacagtgggtaagatccACTGCGGGTTTAACGACTACGGCTAACTTAGGATTGGATAGCGTTTCTTTGTACATATTCTTGTTGCATGTAATTGTATGTAGTAATTTCGGGTTACATGATAAAGTCTGTGTgttgtgtgggtgtgtgtgttagGGGCTTATGTTTAGGCCTAGTCGAAGGTATTCTAAGTTAAGGATCTGCTGGGAATGCTTACCTTCCTGCACTTCGATGCCTTCGGCCTTCAGGAGATCGCGCAGCTTCTGTATCTCCTCCTTAAGTTCGCGGATAAGCTTCGCATTGGCATCCTCGTTGACCACAGCCTTGCACACGATCTGCTTGGCCCGATCCGCATACCTATGGGTTTCATTATTGACATCATCACGGGGCTCTACTTATATGGGGATGGGGATTGCTTACCGCAGTGTGCTTAAGGTTTCGTCATAGTTTATGTCCGCCGGTGAGATGGCCGCTATCATGGCCGTCTTCGAGTTTCCTCCCAGATTCTCGCGCAGCAACCAAGTCAGGGCCGAGTCGCGGTAGGGTATAAAGTCGGCCTTCTTGTTGTGTTTCTTCTTGGATGCCTACAACGGGATTCAGGTGTCAAATGGGGGCTTGGGATCTACCAAATCTGGATGACTTACAGACTGGGAAGCCACAAGGCAGCGATTAATGGAGAGAGCAAGGAATAAAGCATTCGTTTTTGTCAGGAATATATACTAGATCTTAGATCTTAGAAACTTACGACTTCCGCCAGAGCGGAGATGACTTTTCCCAGGGTGGTCAGGGATTTGTTGATGTTGGCTCCCTCCTTCAAGCGGGTGCCCTTCGCACCAGTCGAATCGGCTCGCTCGGAGCCGGCCAGATCCACCAGGCTGATCTTGGAGACCTTCTCGGTGGTCAGGTCGGTCATCGTGTCGTGGCGACGCTGTGTAAAGAAGATGGTGAAGACGGCATGGGAGCGAGAGCTCGTCTCGTTCATGTTGGTGGCGGCCACAGTTCTAAAGATGGGTAAAGAGAGGGGATATAGGGGGAAATCACAGCAGAACTCATCCACAGATACATACCGTGCCTTGTTGCCCTCATCGATGAGGTCGTGTATGTCCTGGTAGTCGGTGACTGCCAGCTTGGACAGGTCCTCGACATAGGGACCCAGCAATGGATGCTCGCGCACCCGCAAATTACCCTTGTTCTTGGGATTCAGCAGATCCCGCACCCGCTCGCAGTAGATCTCCATGTAAGAGACCTCAACCTAAGATTTCGATTGTTGTATTACTGCTATTCTATCCTATGGACACTTCTCGATGGATTCTCGACTTACTGAATACTTGAGCTCATCGGTTTCGGTATCGTGTATGCGAGTGAAGAGATCCTGGCAAATAATGGGAATGATgccctcctgctgctcctcctgcctGCCCATCATGGTGTAGGACTTGCCGGCACCGGTCTGGCCGTAGGCAAAGATGCACACGTTGTAGCCATCGAAGGAGTGCTGCAGCACCTCCTCGCCAATGTCCTTGTAGACCATCGTTTGTGTGGAGAAGTCCGAATCACGTGGCTGCAAATGGAAACGAGGGAGTATTATATATGGCTCTCCTGTCCGGACATCGACTTACATCATGGGACCAATAGGAGTAGTCAAAGTTGAAGCGCTTCACCGCCTCACTAGTGTTGGGCGGCACCTTCGGATTGGTTATGGCTGCAAAAGAATCACAAGGATGAGAGTCTGTGGTGGTGTGTCTGTTGTGTGGATCTTACCCGTGGTGGCCCCGGTCATCTCGATGATGCATTTCGACTCCCTGCCTATTTCGCGCGAGTTGAAGGGGCGCACTCGCACCGCCACCTTAACCGACGACATCTTTGGCTCTGTGTCTCGCTGGAGTGTCTCGTGTCCTGGTTTCTGCGGTTAACTGGAGTGGAAGAGTACGAAATACGATATTATAAACCACATACAAGTCCCAGGAGGGCCCAAGCCCCCCCGTATGTGGAGTGCTGGCGTTTTATAATTGCCTCAACTATGTGTAGTGGATAGTAGTACGAGTATTTTCTGTGGTCGAAGCTTCAGCTATGAGTCATTTCCAGGGCAAGTCGCCAGGGAAACTCGAATTAGAGACGGTACTCGTGTGATTGTGGGTTTCTGGGTGGGCGTAGAAGTTCTTTGGGGGTGTGGAAGGGATTTCAAGCACCAAGGAAAAAAAACAAGGGGAAGACCGTAACCATAATAAAGAATACAATTTTTAGTCCGGGATACCGTTATATAAACTTTTCTATGCTTTCTATATGTATCTTTCTTTCGTATTCTTCAATTCCAAGAGATGGCAGCCTTCCTTCAAGTTATTCGTACTTTTATTGAACTTTGAATTCTTGTAAATAGTTTTACCACCCCCTTGGACTTGTAgtttctctaacacacacacactcgaagAAGAGGGGGTGGAGAACATTCCACAATATGTACTCCGGCCACTCGAATGAGTCAtccaagcaacaaaaaaacacacaggCAAAAGCAAACTCAAAAGCAAACGAGGGGGAATGtggtgagttgctgcggagaccgcaactctacatttatacccgatacttagtcagtatggctctcctccggcagacgccgctaatattgaacgacacgacaaagagtgcgtgcgagagagacagaaaatcagtctgagcgtgacgtcgggcgctgcttagccactgcaaattgatttgttccttttggctataaaaatgatctgatctgatccagattcagcaatctgatatatatggtcattatctatgattctgcgtttttagttttctcgaatgtgcaatattgtgaatgcaacagattttcgtcctttgtgggggcggaagggggtggggcgaaattctgagatatacgttttatagtgagatctaacagaagtgcggataccaaatttggttactctagccttaatagtctctgagatttgtggatgccccagattttcgtcctttgcgggggcggaagggggtgtggcgaaatttggacacgaaacggtcaaggtccgatatcacaggagtgtggataccaaatttggttgctctgactcttataggttctgagatccttgaactcatattttgcaattgacaaaaccgaccatgaaacctgtgtgttagagagagacagagcgagaaagaatgaaattgttttcttgattctggctataataattacacGATCtagttgagattttacactctagaacatatagtcattctctacgattgtgcgtttttggttttatcgtatctttaaaaatgtggatgccacagattttcgtcctttgtggggccggaagtgggcggggcgaagttttgaaatatttttgtagcagtgacatatcacagaagtctggatccaaaacatcgttgctctagctcttatagtctttgagcactaggcgctgaaggggacggacagacggacggacggacggacggacggacggacggacggacgacggacggacggacggacggacggacagacggacagacggacagacagacagggctcaatcgactcggctattggtgctgatcaagaatatatatactttatggggtcggaaacgattccttctcgacgttacacacatccacttttaccacaaatctaatataccccaatactcattttgagtatcgggtataaaaagcaaaGAACAGAAAAGACAATCAGGAATTTTCAATAGGAATCTTTAGTTCCATTTACCTTTAAGCAACAGCCAATTAGTTTCTGGTTTACTGAAGGAAGATCTCCCTTTAGTTGTACATATTACAATAATGTATTCGCTTCGCTTTTGTATTTCTCGTAAATGTTTATCAATGGAatgtttttatattttttatatttttattaatgaTTTTTGGTTCACACAAAGTAGCGCACTGTATTTTTTAACAACTGTTTTATTTGTTGTTTCTCGTCGAACAATGAAATTTTTATACTTGTGCACAGTCGAGTCCTGAAATATGGAGACAGTCTGGTTGAGACCTAAGCTTTGGGGGCACTTCCAATGATTGGTTGGTTCTCTAGTGCGCAAATctcagtctctctctctctctctctctctctctctctctctctctctctctttctctgtctcagGTTCTCTCTTGTTGTTTACCTGAGCAAAATACTTATGTTTATGTGTGTTTTGATGGATCTGTCACAGCAAACATGCAACAGTCTGCAGCAGGATTGAGGAAAAAGTCTCCAGAGAAGCCCCTGCGCAGACGCCTCAAGCAGTGCAAGAAATTGGAGAGTGTTAGGCAGAGATAGaggcaaagagagagagagatgaacATGCTAAATATTTGTGTAATGTTTGAGTATAATATTTTCCATGATATGCAGACTGAGGGAAATCATAGACAATATAAAACGTGGCTAGAGGAAAAGAAAAAACTTGGTAGATGATATTTAATGATAACTATCCCCTGAATCCATTTCCACACAAGCGAAAGGGTCCTTCAACTTGAACTTGTTTCGTGCTCATGGAAGGTTCCACTCGCGAGACAAGgaaacagccaaggcaaacGACAAAAAGAATCCGGAACTTCTATTGGAGTGGTTTTTTTATGGTTTCCCGGGGGGGCAAGTCAAGGCAAGGGACTTTTTGATGGACACACAGCATATCCCTTCGCTCAGCTCGTCTTGAACTTTATTAATAAATTTTCTTGTTGCCTTCGCCGCGGACATAGAGCGGACAAATCTCTACACtctccatccatccatccacccACGGACTCTACACAGAAGCGAGGCTAAGatgaaaaaaaagagaaaactaaatcaaaattatataaaaaaaattaaacttaTGAAAAATGTCTTGAGATTTTCGAATCGATGAAATTTTGCAAAGATATTTTTTGAAGCATTTACCAATTgatttttcccttttttttggtCTGCCCTAAGACTTATTTACTATTCAAAAACTCAAAAGAATTTCTGTTTCAGGAACATTTGTGTCTGTTCCAGATAGTCCTCttgctgtttttgttgtagtggttgttgttgttgttcttgtgtgtAATTAAATACGAGGATAAAGCTGTCCAACATGGATCGCTTTGAGGTCGTGGCAAATATGATAGACAGCACCAGAATTGTTGTTAGCAATAGGGCGAAAAACAATAAGTAACCAAAAGCGCACATTCGCGTAGCTTTCTTATTTTTCCCTTCTTTACTCAGTTATAGATTGGTATATATATTCGATGGATATATATTaggtatatatatgtacattcgtatgtgtatacatatatacgagAGAGGGGGGGTCTGGCTTTCTGTATAGCAGAGAAAATTTTGCACTTCGTTTGGGTCTTTGGGTTATTATTTGGATATTTCTTTTGTTTGATAATTTGATGGTGGATTTTCTTTACTTGGCTGCGGTTTGAGCTTTCTCTTGGGGGTATTTTTCGAAGCGTATCTCACTGGGGAAAGAAAAACTTTCTgccttttctttttattttctgCACAAAATCGATGGACAGGCCAGAACTGTGGCACGCGCACGAGTCACACGAATCAAATCGAGACCAGAACGAACTGCACCCTTTGAGGGTAGACGACACAGTGAATCCGAGTCGGGTCGAGAGCTTACTGCTGCcactactgctgctgctgctgctgctgctgcttcgacCAGCCCTCGCATGCGTCATGAGCAGGCCCGACCCCGAGCAGTAGCTGGGGGCAAGATGTACTCGTACTCTTACTATATGGGTATGCCAATAATTTGATAAATTTTATAAAGAGACAGTCGGCCCGTCATCGTTTAGCATCAAAAATTTCATGAATAAAGCAGGTGCGCACTCTGCCTCTTCCCAACACTGTCACACACACCGCCGGCCGCCACTGTTTGTTTGATCTTATTATAAGCCATtccgctgtcgctgctgctactgccactgccccttgCCACTGAAACTGCTGGCAGAGTGGCTTCTGCCTAATGACGTAAAATGAATTGTGAATTGTGTATGTGGATGTGTGGTGCTTTTCTCGCTTTTCCCACTTTTCCTATTGATTTCCCACCGCCTGGCGTCTTCTCCTCTCGAGTGGTTGCCTGACGCACAGCACAGAACAGCACAGAACGAGcgctggctctgtctctgactTTTTTATGTTACTGGTAGATTCATTTGTGTGCTTCTCCACCTCCACCCCCGCCGGTAATTGCATTGGCATTGAAATCTGACGCTgacgctgtcgctgtcgctgacAGGGGAGAGTTATGGAGGGAAAGGAGATTTCCAGGACAATCTTATACTGGTGGCGGCTATATGTATGTCCTGTGCAAGTCTTTTGAATAAGTATGTCCATTTAAAGAGTGCCCCCTACCAAGTTAAAGAACTCTAGGGAATTGTTAATGTGGAAAAGTCAGAGAATTCGATAGGATAAGAATTCTTTATTAATAGTTTTTTATAGTCATAACTCAATTGAGTCTTGGCTTTAAAGTCAAAAACCAGTGGAAACGCATAACCTCGGACTTTTTCGCCTTTTTTTAACTTATCCTAATATCAAAGAGGTTCCTTGTTCAATTTTTCGTATTTTCCTGTACTTACCAAGAGCATGACTTGATAAAATACTACCGGCCTATAAAGATTCCAGTCTACACAGGTAATCTGTCTGGGTAATCCTATCAGATAGTTATAGTATCTATGAGTCTAAAGACTACTGCTACGAGTGCATAGGTCTCTACTA harbors:
- the LOC117192984 gene encoding uncharacterized protein LOC117192984 is translated as MCAFGYLLFFALLLTTILVLSIIFATTSKRSMLDSFILVFNYTQEQQQQPLQQKQQEDYLEQTQMFLKQKFF